A window of Gouania willdenowi chromosome 12, fGouWil2.1, whole genome shotgun sequence contains these coding sequences:
- the pigo gene encoding GPI ethanolamine phosphate transferase 3 has translation MKGLLLLSLLLWVCLVYFVGIYVFVSGFLLVRLEVNRTSTCEDVLQPGHEDPQVNFCSSKPRFRKVIILIIDALKIDFARFDPDNQSPRPYENKLPVLEKMVSSKPTHSRLYPFRADPPTTTMQRIKGFTTGSLPTFVDVGNNFASSAILEDNLIHQFGQTGKRVVFMGDDTWESLFPKKFHRSLPFPSFNVKDLHTVDNGILQHIYPTMVGGDWDVLVAHFLGVDHCGHRFGPDHPAMADKLTQMDGVIRSVIERLQNDTLLVVMGDHGMTDSGDHGGESQKETDAAIFLYSPFPIFAGPPSQDEPDVVPQTDLVPTLALLLGIPIPYSSVGQVLLPLFPSHQQTEGAVGGLSQLEALWINAKQVNRFLETYSSLAKDIPLESLSQLKAEFSHISSEYLSSLRGGRSPSPQLLSFLQAYLASVRDTCRATWARFNPFKMVAGFTILALACLMCLILSEMSLLLIRESSAGLKTSVKVAACVSVSVAVVQLYTHGYMEVVWCFAAGAVSSEIVFFWKVCLLKDSFVSKNGSKAPKVVGWLKLRQLLVPPLVVLMLRCASLLSDSYVIAEGRVVTFLALSLALYIPVHLNWKGLLLPPSHDSLKCAGPLPSMVVSPSAVRKESSTLLGCLGLLVGSFYLSLSFHGCREELGSCQPSLFLSPLSRLQDSRLKNLHYVLAVAALCLWTFLLRRWLCHYGNLNASGVTVFTARWILPLLSVCLGLHWAVGATPEDSFRNLTELIRLAQLALPRTAFCLLGLGMLLILCDPLTVFLKTRASASGRSSSLPPPRYRASTGISPQAELHHLIPQIYQRMRRSLDDGDVSGSSEADHRPAVEAYGLGTVYSAPVLLFSGLLGMGLLLLHPEGMALSFLLLLLQMASLLHIHASSTTLYSLHGAHVGGFNVPWTPVVLWSLASTEFFHATGHLPTFPSIQWSAAFVGFPDGHTGTLLPATLVTLNTFASHILFAAGCPLLLFWPLVCEVRGSRGGRACGDEAEDAVMEMRLREHPLHFSAALLQLSTRYLFINGAQVFASVCAAAILRRHLMVWKVFAPKLMFEASGFLVSSFFLLFGVMLVLRVDVAVSRWFKRLIPEASR, from the exons ATGAAGGGGCTGCTGTTGCTGTCCCTGCTCCTCTGGGTGTGCTTGGTCTACTTTGTAGGCATCTACGTGTTCGTGAGCGGCTTCCTGCTGGTCAGACTTGAAGTAAACCGGACGAGCACCTGTGAGGACGTGCTGCAGCCCGGACATGAGGACCCGCAGGTCAACTTCTGCAGCTCCAAACCGCGCTTCAGGAAAGTGATTATCCTCATCATCGACGCCCTGAAGATTGACTTTGCCCGGTTCGACCCGGACAACCAGTCGCCCCGGCCATATGAGAACAAGCTACCCGTTCTGGAGAAGATGGTGTCATCAAAGCCCACCCACAGCCGTCTGTACCCGTTCCGCGCTGACCCACCCACCACCACCATGCAGAGGATCAAGGGCTTCACCACAGGGTCACTCCCGACCTTTGTGGATGTGGGGAACAACTTTGCATCCAGTGCCATCTTAGAAGATAATCTGATCCACCAGTTTGGTCAAACTG GTAAGCGGGTGGTTTTCATGGGCGATGACACCTGGGAAAGTCTTTTCCCTAAAAAGTTCCACCGCTCTCTGCCCTTCCCATCCTTCAATGTCAAGGATCTGCACACTGTTGACAACGGCATCCTGCAGCACATCTACCCAACTA TGGTGGGCGGTGACTGGGATGTCCTGGTGGCTCATTTCCTTGGGGTGGATCACTGTGGTCACAGGTTTGGACCCGACCATCCGGCCATGGCAGACAAACTCACCCAGATGGACGGAGTCATTAG GTCTGTGATTGAGCGGCTGCAGAATGACACCCTCCTGGTGGTGATGGGTGATCATGGAATGACTGACAGTGGAGATCACGGAGGTGAAAGCCAAAAAGAAACCGACGCTGCTATCTTCCTCTACAGCCCATTTCCTATCTTTGCTGGGCCTCCATCACAG GATGAACCAGATGTAGTGCCTCAAACTGACTTGGTTCCCACTTTGGCGCTGCTCCTGGGGATTCCCATTCCCTACAGCAGTGTGGGCCAAGTCCTTCTACCTTTATTCCCTTCACACCAGCAGACAGAAGGTGCAGTTGGAGGCCTCAGCCAGTTGGAGGCACTGTGGATCAATGCAAAACAG GTCAACCGTTTCCTGGAGACGTATTCCAGCCTGGCCAAAGACATTCCCCTGGAGAGCCTCTCGCAGCTGAAGGCTGAGTTTTCCCACATCTCCTCTGAGTACCTTTCGTCCCTCAGAGGCGGCCGCTCGCCGTCCCCTCAGCTGCTGTCCTTTCTACAGGCTTATCTCGCCTCCGTCAGAGACACCTGTCGAGCCACCTGGGCTCGATTCAACCCTTTCAAGATGGTGGCAGGGTTCACCATCCTGGCCTTGGCCTGTCTGATGTGTCTCATCCTGTCTGAGATGTCGCTGCTGCTGATCAGGGAGAGTAGTGCAGGGCTGAAAACATCAGTCAAGGTGGCAGCTTGTGTCAGTGTGAGCGTGGCCGTCGTTCAGCTCTACACACATGGTTACATGGAGGTTGTGTGGTGCTTTGCAGCCGGTGCCGTCAGCTCAGAAATTGTCTTTTTCTGGAAAGTGTGTTTGCTGAAGGATTCGTTCGTGTCAAAGAATGGAAGCAAAGCTCCAAAGGTGGTGGGCTGGCTGAAGCTGCGCCAGCTGCTCGTCCCTCCACTCGTGGTGCTGATGCTTCGCTGTGCCTCTCTGCTGTCGGACAGCTACGTGATCGCAGAAGGACGGGTCGTGACCTTTTTAGCATTGTCCCTTGCCCTCTACATCCCAGTACATCTGAACTGGAAGGGGCTGCTGCTGCCACCAAGCCACgactctttaaaatgtgcaggGCCCCTCCCCTCCATGGTGGTGTCTCCTTCTGCTGTGAGGAAAGAAAGCAGCACCCTCCTGGGCTGCCTGGGCCTCCTCGTTGGCAGCTTTTACCTCTCGCTTTCCTTCCATGGATGTCGTGAAGAGCTGGGCTCGTGCCAGCCATCACTCTTCCTCTCACCGCTGTCCCGTTTGCAGGACAGCCGGCTGAAGAACCTTCACTACGTCCTCGCAGTGGCCGCGCTCTGTTTATGGACGTTCCTGCTGAGGCGCTGGCTGTGCCATTATGGGAATCTAAACGCCTCAGGGGTGACTGTGTTCACGGCTCGCTGGATCCTGCCACTGCTGTCCGTGTGCCTCGGGCTGCACTGGGCCGTCGGCGCCACTCCAGAGGATAGTTTCAGGAATCTGACTGAGTTGATCCGGTTGGCTCAGCTGGCTCTCCCCAGGACTGCCTTCTGCCTCCTGGGACTGGGGATGCTCCTCATACTGTGCGATCCTCTCACTGTGTTCCTAAAGACCAGAGCGTCAGCTTCGGGCCGAAGTTCCTCTCTTCCTCCGCCTCGCTACAGAGCGAGCACTGGGATCAGCCCCCAAGCAGAGCTGCACCACCTGATCCCACAGATCTACCAGCGCATGCGACGATCCCTAGACGATGGAGATGTGAGTGGGAGCAGCGAGGCGGACCACAGGCCTGCCGTGGAGGCCTACGGACTGGGAACGGTCTACTCTGCACCTGTGCTGTTGTTTAGCGGCCTGCTGGGTATgggactgctgctgctgcacccaGAGGGCATGGCGCTGTCCtttctcctgctgctgctgcaaatGGCCTCTCTACTGCACATCCACGCCTCCTCCACCACCTTATACAGCCTGCATGGAGCCCACGTTG GTGGTTTTAATGTGCCCTGGACTCCAGTAGTGCTGTGGTCTTTGGCTTCCACAGAGTTCTTCCATGCCACGGGTCACCTGCCCACCTTCCCTTCCATTCAGTGGAGCGCTGCTTTTGTGGGATTCCCTGATGGACACACGGGGACCTTACTGCCCGCCACACTGGTTACCCTCAACACCTTTGCGTCACACATACTATTTGCAG CTGGGTGTCCCTTGCTGCTGTTCTGGCCCCTGGTGTGTGAGGTCCGTGGCAGCAGAGGAGGCCGAGCCTGTGGGGATGAAGCTGAGGATGCAGTCATGGAAATGAGGCTGAGGGAACATCCTCTGCATTTCAGCGCTGCGCTTCTCCAGCTGTCCACGCGCTACCTCTTCATAAATGGAGCACAG GTCTTTGCCTCGGTCTGTGCAGCTGCTATCCTCAGGAGACACCTAATGGTGTGGAAGGTTTTCGCACCCAA GTTAATGTTTGAGGCCTCGGGGTTCCTGGTGAGCAGCTTCTTCCTGCTGTTTGGAGTCATGTTGGTCCTGAGAGTAGACGTAGCCGTCAGCCGCTGGTTTAAAAGACTCATCCCAGAAGCTAGCAGGTAG
- the stoml2 gene encoding stomatin-like protein 2, mitochondrial, with amino-acid sequence MMLRTLCRAGGAIVQQSQRTAPRLWVTAAQQRWASTMPMNTVILFVPQQEAWVVERMGRFHRILEPGLNFLIPVLDKIRYVQSLKEIVIDVPEQSAVSLDNVTLQIDGVLYLRILNPFKASYGVEDPEYAVTQLAQTTMRSELGKLTLDKVFRERESLNSNIVHSINQASDEWGIRCLRYEIKDIHVPPRVKESMQMQVEAERKKRATVLESEGTRESAINIAEGRKQAQILASEGEKAEQINQAFGEAQAVLAKAEAKAKSIRLLSDALSEHNGNAAASLSVAEQYVSAFSKLAKESNTILLPTNTGDISGMVTQAMTIYNSLAKATPQATAEEPEKKSEENVDQSEEQRSS; translated from the exons ATGATGCTGCGGACACTGTGTCGGGCTGGTGGGGCCATTGTTCAG CAAAGCCAGAGGACTGCACCAAGACTATGGGTCACAGCGGCCCAGCAGCGATGGGCGTCGACTATGCCAATGAACACTGTCATCCTGTTTGTGCCACAGCAGGAAGCCTGGGTGGTGGAGAGGATGGGCCGCTTCCACAGGATCTTAGAACCA GGTCTAAACTTTCTTATCCCTGTACTTGACAAAATTCGTTACGTGCAAAGTCTCAAAGAAATAGTGATCGATGTTCCAGAACAATCGGCTGTATCTCTTG ATAATGTAACGCTACAGATTGATGGAGTGCTTTACCTAAGGATCCTTAACCCCTTTAAG GCCAGCTACGGTGTGGAAGATCCCGAATACGCAGTGACTCAGTTAGCTCAGACAACAATGCGCTCCGAGCTGGGAAAACTCACCCTGGACAAAGTGTTCCGG GAAAGGGAATCCCTCAACTCCAACATCGTCCACTCCATCAACCAGGCCTCAGACGAATGGGGGATTCGTTGCCTCCGTTACGAAATCAAAGACATCCACGTTCCACCTCGAGTCAAGGAATCGATGCAGATGCAG GTGGAGGCCGAGCGGAAAAAGAGAGCCACAGTCTTAGAGTCTGAAGGAACAAGGGAATCAGCTATTAACATCGCTGAGGGGCGAAAACAAGCTCAGATCTTGGCCTCCGAGGGTGAAAAAGCAGAGCAGATCAACCAAGCTTTTG GTGAGGCCCAAGCAGTGTTGGCTAAAGCAGAGGCCAAAGCCAAGTCCATCCGCCTGCTGTCGGATGCTCTAAGCGAACAT AATGGAAACGCAGCCGCTTCCCTGAGCGTGGCCGAGCAGTACGTGTCTGCTTTCTCCAAACTTGCCAAAGAGTCCAACACCATCCTTCTGCCCACTAACACGGGAGACATCAGTGGAATGGTCACACAG GCGATGACCATCTACAACTCATTGGCCAAGGCCACCCCCCAAGCAACAGCAGAGGAGCCAGAGAAAAAGAGCGAGGAGAATGTAGATCAATCTGAGGAGCAGAGATCGTCGTAA